A genome region from Musa acuminata AAA Group cultivar baxijiao chromosome BXJ3-5, Cavendish_Baxijiao_AAA, whole genome shotgun sequence includes the following:
- the LOC135638164 gene encoding mavicyanin-like, with amino-acid sequence MASRLMLLAVLVIVAAAAMPQSSMAANYTVGDASGWSPEFNSTAWTDGKMFMVGDNLVFNYKQGIHNVMQVGGADFKACNASAATINTFTSGGDVVPLDAPGKRWYICGFGDHCSRGQKLVVNVMSGSVSPASPPSSSSISRNVVASYAYQIMVAAVAVTTAMIFAR; translated from the exons ATGGCTTCCCGCCTGATGCTTCTTGCAGTTCTTGTCATCGTCGCCGCTGCCGCCATGCCTCAATCTTCTATGGCGGCAAACTATACTGTCGGCGACGCCAGTGGCTGGAGCCCGGAGTTCAACTCCACCGCCTGGACCGACGGCAAGATGTTCATGGTCGGCGACAACCTCG TGTTCAACTACAAACAAGGGATTCACAATGTCATGCAAGTGGGAGGAGCAGACTTCAAGGCATGCAACGCATCAGCAGCGACGATCAACACATTTACCAGTGGCGGTGATGTGGTGCCTCTCGACGCCCCGGGAAAGAGATGGTATATCTGTGGGTTCGGAGATCACTGCAGCAGGGGCCAGAAGCTTGTCGTCAACGTTATGTCGGGGTCCGTGAGCCCTGCTTCGCCTCCTTCCTCGTCGTCGATCTCGCGGAACGTAGTCGCTTCGTACGCGTACCAGATCATGGTAGCGGCGGTGGCAGTGACCACGGCGatgatctttgcccgttga
- the LOC135639122 gene encoding uclacyanin-3-like gives MASHHMLLAVLVILAAAVAVPRSAIAADFTVGDDSGWLPNFNYSSWTQGKEFRVGDNLVFKYMQGAHNVMQVGGPDFKACNTSAVAINTFTSGNDLVALDTPGRRWYMCGFGDHCIRGQKLVVNILPAAISPASPPASPPSGPASPPPSPPPLSPASPPTSPPTPPFVPASPPTSPPPSPSAPGTPPPPPLSPASPPTSPPTPPTPVAPASPPTSPPPSPSTPATPPPPPPVSPAPSPSTSRASDRITAQAYQILMAATVAVAMAIAA, from the exons ATGGCTTCCCACCATATGCTGCTTGCAGTCCTTGTCAtcctcgccgccgccgtcgcTGTGCCACGGTCTGCCATAGCTGCAGACTTTACTGTCGGCGACGACTCCGGTTGGCTCCCGAACTTCAACTACTCGTCATGGACCCAAGGCAAGGAGTTCAGGGTTGGCGACAACCTCG TGTTCAAGTACATGCAAGGGGCTCACAATGTCATGCAGGTCGGGGGACCAGACTTCAAGGCATGCAATACATCAGCAGTAGCAATCAACACCTTCACCAGCGGCAATGATTTGGTGGCTTTGGACACTCCTGGAAGGAGATGGTACATGTGTGGGTTTGGTGATCACTGCATCAGGGGCCAGAAGCTCGTCGTCAACATTCTTCCAGCAGCCATCAGCCCTGCTTCGCCTCCTGCCTCACCACCCTCTGGTCCTGCTTCAccacctccttctccaccaccccTCAGTCCTGCTTCTCCTCCTACCTCACCTCCCACACCACCCTTCGTTCCTGCTTCACCTCCTACCTCACCACCACCATCGCCCTCCGCTCCTGGTACACCACCTCCACCACCCCTCAGTCCTGCTTCTCCTCCTACCTCACCTCCCACACCACCAACACCCGTCGCTCCTGCTTCACCTCCTACCTCGCCACCACCATCACCCTCCACTCCTGCTACACCACCTCCTCCGCCACCTGTCAGTCCTGCTCCATCTCCCTCCACGTCTCGCGCGTCGGACAGAATCACGGCACAGGCATACCAGATCCTGATGGCGGCGACGGTGGCGGTGGCGATGGCCATTGCGGCATGA